From Lycium ferocissimum isolate CSIRO_LF1 chromosome 12, AGI_CSIRO_Lferr_CH_V1, whole genome shotgun sequence, one genomic window encodes:
- the LOC132038937 gene encoding putative pentatricopeptide repeat-containing protein At1g74580 isoform X2 encodes MSVVVLPKHVAAVLKCQKNPLRALEIFNSVKKEDGFTHNLFTYKCMVEKLGFYGEFKAMEGVIEEARKRIDYKLLEGIYITAIRGYGKKGKVQEAVDVFEKMDFFSCEPSVHSYNTIMNILVQHGYFKQAHKVYMKMLEKAISPDVYTFTIRIKSFCRTNRPHVALRLLNNMLDQGCEFNAVACCTVIGGFYEVNCRVEACELFDEMLRLGITPDVTTFNKLICTLCKKGDIQESERLLNKILKRGVFPNLFTCNLLIQGLSQKGQLNEAARMLEALTKEGLNADVVTYNTLICGLCKHSKVDEAESYLHKMVNRGFEPDAFTYNTIIGAYCKLGKIQKADVILNNAVLKGFVPDEFTFCSLINGLCQDGDFNRAKNLFNEATGKGMKSIVILYNTLIKGMCQQGLILEALKLMSEMPEKGCWPNTWTYNLIINGLCKMGCVSDASNILNEAVAKGILPDIFTFNTLIDGYCKQSKLADAIEILNTMWDHDVVPDVITYNTMLDGLCKLKTSDDVMETFKVMVEKGCVPNIITYNILIESLCKSRKFVKALDLLDDIQSKGLIPDTVTFGTLINGFCENEDLDGAYELFRRMKRQYKCSHTTATYNILISAFAKKLKMDMAEKLFLEMNECGCPPDNYTYRCMIDGFCKVDNTESGYKFLLENMTREFLPSKETVGRVINCLCVKNRLLEAVGTIHLMVQKGVVPDVVHTIFEADKKDVAAPKIVVEDLLKKNHITYCAYELLYDGIRDKKILKKLSMKRAEGLPETASLPPR; translated from the exons ATGAGTGTTGTTGTGCTTCCTAAACATGTGGCTGCTGTATTAAAATGTCAAAAGAACCCCTTAAGGGCATTAGAAATATTCAATTCCGTGAAAAAAGAAGATGGTTTTACCCATAATTTGTTTACCTACAAATGTATGGTTGAAAAGCTTGGTTTTTATGGAGAGTTTAAGGCAATGGAAGGTGTTATTGAAGAAGCTAGAAAGAGAATTGATTATAAGTTGTTAGAAGGGATTTACATTACTGCTATTAGAGGTTATGGAAAGAAAGGCAAAGTTCAAGAAGCTGTTGATGTGTTTGAAAAGATGGATTTTTTCAGTTGCGAGCCGTCTGTTCATTCGTATAacacaatcatgaatatattGGTTCAACATGGTTATTTTAAACAAGCCCATAAAGTTTATATGAAGATGCTTGAGAAGGCTATTTCTCCTGATGTGTATACGTTTACTATTAGGATAAAGTCGTTTTGTAGGACAAATCGGCCTCATGTTGCTTTAAGGCTTTTGAATAACATGCTTGATCAAGGATGTGAGTTTAATGCAGTGGCGTGCTGTACGGTAATTGGTGGATTTTATGAAGTGAATTGTCGAGTTGAGGCTTGTGAATTGTTTGATGAGATGCTTAGGCTCGGAATAACTCCTGATGTTACTACGTTTAATAAGCTTATATGTACACTTTGTAAGAAAGGGGACATCCAAGAAAGTGAAAGGCTTCTTAATAAGATTCTGAAAAGAGGGGTGTTTCCGAATCTGTTTACATGTAATCTCTTAATACAAGGTCTTTCCCAAAAGGGGCAACTAAATGAAGCTGCTAGGATGTTAGAAGCTTTGACGAAAGAAGGTTTAAATGCTGATGTAGTAACTTATAACACTCTTATATGTGGTTTATGCAAGCACTCAAAGGTTGATGAAGCTGAGTCTTACTTGCATAAAATGGTGAACCGCGGGTTCGAGCCTGATGCGTTTACCTATAACACTATCATTGGCGCATATTGCAAATTGGGTAAGATACAGAAAGCGGACGTAATCCTTAATAATGCAGTTTTGAAAGGTTTTGTTCCTGATGAGTTTACTTTCTGCTCCCTTATTAATGGATTATGCCAGGATGGTGATTTCAACAGAGCCAAGAATTTATTTAATGAAGCCACAGGTAAAGGTATGAAGTCTATTGTAATCCTCTATAATACCTTGATTAAGGGAATGTGTCAGCAGGGACTTATCTTAGAAGCGTTGAAATTGATGAGTGAAATGCCTGAGAAAGGTTGTTGGCCTAATACATGGACTTATAATCTGATCATCAATGGGTTGTGCAAGATGGGCTGTGTATCTGATGCTAGTAATATCCTCAACGAGGCCGTGGCCAAAGGGATCCTTCCTGATATTTTTACCTTCAACACCTTGATTGATGGTTATTGCAAACAGTCAAAATTGGCTGATGCAATTGAGATTCTAAATACAATGTGGGATCACGATGTTGTTCCAGATGTGATAACCTATAACACAATGTTGGATGGACTTTGCAAGCTTAAAACTTCTGATGATGTGATGGAAACTTTCAAAGTCATGGTGGAAAAAGGGTGTGTTCCAAATATAATCACATATAATATACTCATTGAGAGCCTCTGTAAATCTAGAAAGTTTGTGAAAGCTTTAGACTTACTTGATGATATTCAAAGCAAGGGTCTTATTCCTGATACAGTAACTTTTGGCACTCTGATAAATGGGTTTTGTGAGAATGAGGATTTGGACGGAGCCTATGAGCTATTCAGAAGAATGAAAAGGCAATATAAATGTTCTCATACTACTGCAACATACAATatattgattagtgcatttgcTAAAAAGCTGAAAATGGACATGGCAGAGAAGCTATTTCTTGAGATGAATGAATGTGGTTGTCCTCCTGACAACTACACATACCGTTGTATGATAGATGGTTTCTGCAAGGTAGACAACACTGAATCTGGGTACAAGTTTTTGCTTGAGAACATGACAAGAGAATTTCTTCCATCAAAAGAAACAGTGGGGCGAGTGATCAATTGCCTATGCGTGAAGAACAGGTTGCTCGAAGCAGTTGGTACCATTCATCTCATGGTGCAGAAGGGTGTTGTTCCTGATGTGGTCCACACCATTTTTGAAGCAGATAAAAAGGATGTGGCGGCTCCTAAGATTGTTGTGGAAGACTTGCTGAAGAAGAATCATATAACCTATTGTGCCTATGAACTTTTATACGATGGGATAAGAGAcaagaaaattttgaagaaattatCAATGAAG AGAGCCGAGGGGCTACCGGAAACAGCTTCTCTACCTCctaggtag
- the LOC132038937 gene encoding putative pentatricopeptide repeat-containing protein At1g74580 isoform X1 codes for MSVVVLPKHVAAVLKCQKNPLRALEIFNSVKKEDGFTHNLFTYKCMVEKLGFYGEFKAMEGVIEEARKRIDYKLLEGIYITAIRGYGKKGKVQEAVDVFEKMDFFSCEPSVHSYNTIMNILVQHGYFKQAHKVYMKMLEKAISPDVYTFTIRIKSFCRTNRPHVALRLLNNMLDQGCEFNAVACCTVIGGFYEVNCRVEACELFDEMLRLGITPDVTTFNKLICTLCKKGDIQESERLLNKILKRGVFPNLFTCNLLIQGLSQKGQLNEAARMLEALTKEGLNADVVTYNTLICGLCKHSKVDEAESYLHKMVNRGFEPDAFTYNTIIGAYCKLGKIQKADVILNNAVLKGFVPDEFTFCSLINGLCQDGDFNRAKNLFNEATGKGMKSIVILYNTLIKGMCQQGLILEALKLMSEMPEKGCWPNTWTYNLIINGLCKMGCVSDASNILNEAVAKGILPDIFTFNTLIDGYCKQSKLADAIEILNTMWDHDVVPDVITYNTMLDGLCKLKTSDDVMETFKVMVEKGCVPNIITYNILIESLCKSRKFVKALDLLDDIQSKGLIPDTVTFGTLINGFCENEDLDGAYELFRRMKRQYKCSHTTATYNILISAFAKKLKMDMAEKLFLEMNECGCPPDNYTYRCMIDGFCKVDNTESGYKFLLENMTREFLPSKETVGRVINCLCVKNRLLEAVGTIHLMVQKGVVPDVVHTIFEADKKDVAAPKIVVEDLLKKNHITYCAYELLYDGIRDKKILKKLSMKRKLASMSCSSRHSTLVT; via the exons ATGAGTGTTGTTGTGCTTCCTAAACATGTGGCTGCTGTATTAAAATGTCAAAAGAACCCCTTAAGGGCATTAGAAATATTCAATTCCGTGAAAAAAGAAGATGGTTTTACCCATAATTTGTTTACCTACAAATGTATGGTTGAAAAGCTTGGTTTTTATGGAGAGTTTAAGGCAATGGAAGGTGTTATTGAAGAAGCTAGAAAGAGAATTGATTATAAGTTGTTAGAAGGGATTTACATTACTGCTATTAGAGGTTATGGAAAGAAAGGCAAAGTTCAAGAAGCTGTTGATGTGTTTGAAAAGATGGATTTTTTCAGTTGCGAGCCGTCTGTTCATTCGTATAacacaatcatgaatatattGGTTCAACATGGTTATTTTAAACAAGCCCATAAAGTTTATATGAAGATGCTTGAGAAGGCTATTTCTCCTGATGTGTATACGTTTACTATTAGGATAAAGTCGTTTTGTAGGACAAATCGGCCTCATGTTGCTTTAAGGCTTTTGAATAACATGCTTGATCAAGGATGTGAGTTTAATGCAGTGGCGTGCTGTACGGTAATTGGTGGATTTTATGAAGTGAATTGTCGAGTTGAGGCTTGTGAATTGTTTGATGAGATGCTTAGGCTCGGAATAACTCCTGATGTTACTACGTTTAATAAGCTTATATGTACACTTTGTAAGAAAGGGGACATCCAAGAAAGTGAAAGGCTTCTTAATAAGATTCTGAAAAGAGGGGTGTTTCCGAATCTGTTTACATGTAATCTCTTAATACAAGGTCTTTCCCAAAAGGGGCAACTAAATGAAGCTGCTAGGATGTTAGAAGCTTTGACGAAAGAAGGTTTAAATGCTGATGTAGTAACTTATAACACTCTTATATGTGGTTTATGCAAGCACTCAAAGGTTGATGAAGCTGAGTCTTACTTGCATAAAATGGTGAACCGCGGGTTCGAGCCTGATGCGTTTACCTATAACACTATCATTGGCGCATATTGCAAATTGGGTAAGATACAGAAAGCGGACGTAATCCTTAATAATGCAGTTTTGAAAGGTTTTGTTCCTGATGAGTTTACTTTCTGCTCCCTTATTAATGGATTATGCCAGGATGGTGATTTCAACAGAGCCAAGAATTTATTTAATGAAGCCACAGGTAAAGGTATGAAGTCTATTGTAATCCTCTATAATACCTTGATTAAGGGAATGTGTCAGCAGGGACTTATCTTAGAAGCGTTGAAATTGATGAGTGAAATGCCTGAGAAAGGTTGTTGGCCTAATACATGGACTTATAATCTGATCATCAATGGGTTGTGCAAGATGGGCTGTGTATCTGATGCTAGTAATATCCTCAACGAGGCCGTGGCCAAAGGGATCCTTCCTGATATTTTTACCTTCAACACCTTGATTGATGGTTATTGCAAACAGTCAAAATTGGCTGATGCAATTGAGATTCTAAATACAATGTGGGATCACGATGTTGTTCCAGATGTGATAACCTATAACACAATGTTGGATGGACTTTGCAAGCTTAAAACTTCTGATGATGTGATGGAAACTTTCAAAGTCATGGTGGAAAAAGGGTGTGTTCCAAATATAATCACATATAATATACTCATTGAGAGCCTCTGTAAATCTAGAAAGTTTGTGAAAGCTTTAGACTTACTTGATGATATTCAAAGCAAGGGTCTTATTCCTGATACAGTAACTTTTGGCACTCTGATAAATGGGTTTTGTGAGAATGAGGATTTGGACGGAGCCTATGAGCTATTCAGAAGAATGAAAAGGCAATATAAATGTTCTCATACTACTGCAACATACAATatattgattagtgcatttgcTAAAAAGCTGAAAATGGACATGGCAGAGAAGCTATTTCTTGAGATGAATGAATGTGGTTGTCCTCCTGACAACTACACATACCGTTGTATGATAGATGGTTTCTGCAAGGTAGACAACACTGAATCTGGGTACAAGTTTTTGCTTGAGAACATGACAAGAGAATTTCTTCCATCAAAAGAAACAGTGGGGCGAGTGATCAATTGCCTATGCGTGAAGAACAGGTTGCTCGAAGCAGTTGGTACCATTCATCTCATGGTGCAGAAGGGTGTTGTTCCTGATGTGGTCCACACCATTTTTGAAGCAGATAAAAAGGATGTGGCGGCTCCTAAGATTGTTGTGGAAGACTTGCTGAAGAAGAATCATATAACCTATTGTGCCTATGAACTTTTATACGATGGGATAAGAGAcaagaaaattttgaagaaattatCAATGAAG AGAAAGCTTGCATCAATGTCTTGTTCATCGAGACATTCTACCTTAGTCACTTGA
- the LOC132038937 gene encoding putative pentatricopeptide repeat-containing protein At1g74580 isoform X3 — protein sequence MSVVVLPKHVAAVLKCQKNPLRALEIFNSVKKEDGFTHNLFTYKCMVEKLGFYGEFKAMEGVIEEARKRIDYKLLEGIYITAIRGYGKKGKVQEAVDVFEKMDFFSCEPSVHSYNTIMNILVQHGYFKQAHKVYMKMLEKAISPDVYTFTIRIKSFCRTNRPHVALRLLNNMLDQGCEFNAVACCTVIGGFYEVNCRVEACELFDEMLRLGITPDVTTFNKLICTLCKKGDIQESERLLNKILKRGVFPNLFTCNLLIQGLSQKGQLNEAARMLEALTKEGLNADVVTYNTLICGLCKHSKVDEAESYLHKMVNRGFEPDAFTYNTIIGAYCKLGKIQKADVILNNAVLKGFVPDEFTFCSLINGLCQDGDFNRAKNLFNEATGKGMKSIVILYNTLIKGMCQQGLILEALKLMSEMPEKGCWPNTWTYNLIINGLCKMGCVSDASNILNEAVAKGILPDIFTFNTLIDGYCKQSKLADAIEILNTMWDHDVVPDVITYNTMLDGLCKLKTSDDVMETFKVMVEKGCVPNIITYNILIESLCKSRKFVKALDLLDDIQSKGLIPDTVTFGTLINGFCENEDLDGAYELFRRMKRQYKCSHTTATYNILISAFAKKLKMDMAEKLFLEMNECGCPPDNYTYRCMIDGFCKVDNTESGYKFLLENMTREFLPSKETVGRVINCLCVKNRLLEAVGTIHLMVQKGVVPDVVHTIFEADKKDVAAPKIVVEDLLKKNHITYCAYELLYDGIRDKKILKKLSMKMKRIHFA from the coding sequence ATGAGTGTTGTTGTGCTTCCTAAACATGTGGCTGCTGTATTAAAATGTCAAAAGAACCCCTTAAGGGCATTAGAAATATTCAATTCCGTGAAAAAAGAAGATGGTTTTACCCATAATTTGTTTACCTACAAATGTATGGTTGAAAAGCTTGGTTTTTATGGAGAGTTTAAGGCAATGGAAGGTGTTATTGAAGAAGCTAGAAAGAGAATTGATTATAAGTTGTTAGAAGGGATTTACATTACTGCTATTAGAGGTTATGGAAAGAAAGGCAAAGTTCAAGAAGCTGTTGATGTGTTTGAAAAGATGGATTTTTTCAGTTGCGAGCCGTCTGTTCATTCGTATAacacaatcatgaatatattGGTTCAACATGGTTATTTTAAACAAGCCCATAAAGTTTATATGAAGATGCTTGAGAAGGCTATTTCTCCTGATGTGTATACGTTTACTATTAGGATAAAGTCGTTTTGTAGGACAAATCGGCCTCATGTTGCTTTAAGGCTTTTGAATAACATGCTTGATCAAGGATGTGAGTTTAATGCAGTGGCGTGCTGTACGGTAATTGGTGGATTTTATGAAGTGAATTGTCGAGTTGAGGCTTGTGAATTGTTTGATGAGATGCTTAGGCTCGGAATAACTCCTGATGTTACTACGTTTAATAAGCTTATATGTACACTTTGTAAGAAAGGGGACATCCAAGAAAGTGAAAGGCTTCTTAATAAGATTCTGAAAAGAGGGGTGTTTCCGAATCTGTTTACATGTAATCTCTTAATACAAGGTCTTTCCCAAAAGGGGCAACTAAATGAAGCTGCTAGGATGTTAGAAGCTTTGACGAAAGAAGGTTTAAATGCTGATGTAGTAACTTATAACACTCTTATATGTGGTTTATGCAAGCACTCAAAGGTTGATGAAGCTGAGTCTTACTTGCATAAAATGGTGAACCGCGGGTTCGAGCCTGATGCGTTTACCTATAACACTATCATTGGCGCATATTGCAAATTGGGTAAGATACAGAAAGCGGACGTAATCCTTAATAATGCAGTTTTGAAAGGTTTTGTTCCTGATGAGTTTACTTTCTGCTCCCTTATTAATGGATTATGCCAGGATGGTGATTTCAACAGAGCCAAGAATTTATTTAATGAAGCCACAGGTAAAGGTATGAAGTCTATTGTAATCCTCTATAATACCTTGATTAAGGGAATGTGTCAGCAGGGACTTATCTTAGAAGCGTTGAAATTGATGAGTGAAATGCCTGAGAAAGGTTGTTGGCCTAATACATGGACTTATAATCTGATCATCAATGGGTTGTGCAAGATGGGCTGTGTATCTGATGCTAGTAATATCCTCAACGAGGCCGTGGCCAAAGGGATCCTTCCTGATATTTTTACCTTCAACACCTTGATTGATGGTTATTGCAAACAGTCAAAATTGGCTGATGCAATTGAGATTCTAAATACAATGTGGGATCACGATGTTGTTCCAGATGTGATAACCTATAACACAATGTTGGATGGACTTTGCAAGCTTAAAACTTCTGATGATGTGATGGAAACTTTCAAAGTCATGGTGGAAAAAGGGTGTGTTCCAAATATAATCACATATAATATACTCATTGAGAGCCTCTGTAAATCTAGAAAGTTTGTGAAAGCTTTAGACTTACTTGATGATATTCAAAGCAAGGGTCTTATTCCTGATACAGTAACTTTTGGCACTCTGATAAATGGGTTTTGTGAGAATGAGGATTTGGACGGAGCCTATGAGCTATTCAGAAGAATGAAAAGGCAATATAAATGTTCTCATACTACTGCAACATACAATatattgattagtgcatttgcTAAAAAGCTGAAAATGGACATGGCAGAGAAGCTATTTCTTGAGATGAATGAATGTGGTTGTCCTCCTGACAACTACACATACCGTTGTATGATAGATGGTTTCTGCAAGGTAGACAACACTGAATCTGGGTACAAGTTTTTGCTTGAGAACATGACAAGAGAATTTCTTCCATCAAAAGAAACAGTGGGGCGAGTGATCAATTGCCTATGCGTGAAGAACAGGTTGCTCGAAGCAGTTGGTACCATTCATCTCATGGTGCAGAAGGGTGTTGTTCCTGATGTGGTCCACACCATTTTTGAAGCAGATAAAAAGGATGTGGCGGCTCCTAAGATTGTTGTGGAAGACTTGCTGAAGAAGAATCATATAACCTATTGTGCCTATGAACTTTTATACGATGGGATAAGAGAcaagaaaattttgaagaaattatCAATGAAG